From Ancylobacter pratisalsi, one genomic window encodes:
- a CDS encoding acyl carrier protein codes for MSTTFETVANIIAETCDIPRENITPESHAIDDLGIDSLDFLDIAFAIDKAFGIKLPLESWTQEVNEGKATTEQYFVLKNLCARIDELIAAKTA; via the coding sequence ATGTCGACCACGTTCGAGACCGTTGCCAACATCATCGCCGAGACGTGCGACATCCCGCGCGAAAACATCACGCCGGAAAGCCACGCCATCGACGATCTCGGCATCGATAGCCTCGACTTCCTGGACATTGCGTTCGCCATCGACAAGGCGTTCGGCATCAAGCTCCCGCTGGAAAGCTGGACTCAGGAAGTCAATGAGGGCAAGGCCACGACCGAGCAGTACTTCGTGCTCAAGAATCTGTGCGCCCGTATCGACGAGCTGATTGCTGCCAAGACGGCCTGA
- a CDS encoding 3-hydroxyacyl-ACP dehydratase FabZ family protein, with product MRLEYFQMVDKVLALDLEARTLKTANIVPDHSPIFEGHFPGHPLLPGVLLFEIMAQTCGMLLLRFHNYDRMAFLASVDKGKLRTFVTPGQTIEVHAEMVHDGSGYARLKANGKVDGKLVCNAEVTLKTMPFPAPELRGYLLQTAERIGMPMGDQVDLGSTAPASAGKLTNV from the coding sequence ATGCGGCTCGAATATTTTCAGATGGTCGATAAGGTGCTGGCGCTCGATCTTGAGGCCCGCACACTGAAGACGGCCAATATCGTGCCGGATCATAGCCCGATCTTCGAGGGTCATTTTCCTGGCCATCCGTTGCTGCCTGGCGTCCTGCTGTTCGAGATCATGGCGCAGACCTGCGGCATGCTTCTGCTCCGCTTTCACAATTACGACCGAATGGCGTTCCTCGCCTCGGTCGACAAGGGCAAGCTGCGCACCTTCGTCACCCCGGGGCAAACCATCGAGGTTCACGCCGAGATGGTTCATGACGGTTCCGGCTACGCGCGGTTGAAGGCCAACGGCAAGGTCGACGGAAAGCTGGTCTGCAACGCCGAAGTGACGTTGAAGACGATGCCCTTCCCGGCGCCGGAGCTGCGAGGCTATCTGCTGCAAACCGCCGAGCGTATCGGCATGCCCATGGGTGACCAGGTCGACCTCGGCTCCACTGCCCCGGCAAGCGCAGGAAAACTTACGAATGTCTGA
- a CDS encoding beta-ketoacyl-ACP synthase: MSDRREVWITGIGLVSSLGEGLEAHWSALNDGSRPVIDETSYAPYVVHPLSKINFDQQIPKKGDQRQMEPWQRIGTYAAGLALDSAGLKGNKDILGATDMVVAAGGGERDQAVDGAILTEIEKQADPDVFLNEQLSSNLRPTLFLAQLSNLLAGNISIVHGVTGSSRTFMGEESSGTDAVRIGWSRIAAGTSEIALVGGAYNAERRDMLLLFALKRLAMHAPWAPVLAEPKGVPTGSAGAFLVLESPEHATARGAKPIAKLSGVWSDRAKRGEPGAVEKVLGDLIDAAKAGSDGETAILSAASGAPDATAAETAVLEKSGLPVRSVTDRVGHGLEAQMPVALAFAALAVSEGRLFAPLADEPLEIPFNGPLSRAIVTAVGHWRGEGVALVERAD; this comes from the coding sequence ATGTCTGACCGCCGCGAGGTGTGGATCACCGGCATCGGGCTTGTCTCGTCGCTCGGTGAAGGACTCGAAGCCCATTGGTCGGCGCTGAATGATGGTTCGCGCCCGGTCATCGACGAAACCAGCTATGCTCCTTACGTTGTGCACCCGCTGTCGAAGATCAATTTCGACCAGCAGATCCCCAAGAAGGGCGATCAGCGACAGATGGAGCCGTGGCAGCGCATAGGCACCTATGCGGCCGGTCTGGCGCTGGATTCGGCGGGACTGAAGGGCAACAAGGACATTCTCGGCGCCACCGACATGGTGGTTGCGGCCGGTGGTGGCGAACGAGATCAGGCGGTCGACGGGGCCATTCTCACCGAGATCGAGAAGCAGGCGGATCCGGACGTATTCCTCAACGAGCAGCTCAGCTCGAACCTGCGCCCGACACTGTTCCTCGCCCAACTTTCCAACCTGCTCGCTGGCAACATCTCCATCGTCCACGGAGTCACCGGCTCCTCGCGCACTTTCATGGGCGAGGAAAGCTCTGGCACCGACGCGGTTCGCATCGGCTGGTCACGCATTGCCGCCGGCACGAGCGAGATCGCCCTGGTGGGTGGCGCGTACAATGCTGAGCGGCGCGACATGCTGCTTCTGTTCGCGCTGAAGCGGCTCGCCATGCATGCGCCGTGGGCGCCCGTTTTGGCCGAACCCAAGGGCGTGCCGACCGGTTCGGCGGGCGCGTTCCTCGTGCTGGAATCACCTGAACATGCGACCGCGCGGGGGGCGAAGCCGATCGCCAAGCTCTCGGGTGTCTGGTCCGACCGCGCAAAGCGCGGCGAACCGGGCGCAGTCGAGAAGGTGCTCGGTGATCTGATCGATGCCGCCAAGGCCGGCAGCGACGGCGAAACCGCCATACTGTCCGCAGCCTCCGGTGCACCCGACGCGACCGCCGCAGAGACAGCCGTACTCGAAAAATCGGGACTTCCGGTGCGCTCGGTCACCGACCGTGTCGGCCACGGGCTGGAAGCGCAGATGCCGGTGGCGCTTGCGTTTGCCGCTCTTGCGGTTTCCGAAGGGCGGCTTTTCGCTCCTCTGGCCGATGAGCCGCTGGAAATACCTTTCAACGGTCCTCTTTCCCGTGCCATCGTCACCGCTGTGGGGCATTGGCGTGGGGAAGGAGTCGCTCTGGTCGAGCGCGCAGACTGA